In one window of Armatimonadota bacterium DNA:
- a CDS encoding oligosaccharide flippase family protein, whose translation MEQAETTGTVTSTYAEIAKVFRHAMVYGVASVTSGVIGFIMIPVYTRCLSPAEYGIVELLQLTSNVLGIVLGMGFGTAVLRFYFQYDSERDRHEVISTALAVLVAVGTGVTILLLFGSEWLGRLVLGESGYGLFAALMLLTSLFGLVLIVPLAYVRALERSALYGGIAIGRLLLGLTLNIVFVVVLRMGVLGVLLSALVVALVSAIGLLGGTLRKVRLAVSRVKLRQMATYGGPLVPASLSMFVLHFADRFFLERAASLEQVGLYALGYKFAMMLPMLVMEPFGLVWGAAMFAVAKRDDARDIYGKVCTYFFCVATFFA comes from the coding sequence ATGGAGCAGGCAGAGACAACCGGGACCGTCACCTCGACCTACGCGGAGATCGCCAAGGTCTTCCGCCACGCCATGGTGTACGGGGTCGCGAGCGTGACGAGCGGCGTGATCGGGTTCATCATGATCCCGGTGTACACGCGGTGCCTGTCGCCGGCCGAGTACGGGATCGTCGAACTGCTGCAGCTGACGTCAAACGTGCTCGGGATTGTGCTGGGAATGGGGTTCGGCACGGCGGTGCTGCGGTTCTACTTTCAGTACGACAGCGAACGCGACCGCCACGAGGTAATCAGCACCGCGCTGGCAGTCCTCGTCGCGGTCGGCACCGGGGTGACGATTCTGCTGCTGTTCGGCAGCGAGTGGCTGGGGCGGCTGGTGTTGGGGGAGTCCGGCTACGGGTTGTTCGCCGCGCTGATGCTGCTCACCAGCTTGTTCGGCCTCGTGCTCATCGTACCCCTGGCCTACGTGCGTGCTTTGGAGCGATCGGCGCTCTACGGGGGCATCGCCATCGGGCGCCTGCTGCTGGGCCTGACGCTCAATATCGTGTTCGTCGTAGTGCTGCGGATGGGCGTCCTCGGAGTGTTGCTGAGCGCCTTGGTGGTGGCGCTTGTGTCGGCGATCGGGTTGCTGGGTGGGACGCTGCGGAAGGTTCGACTGGCCGTGTCGCGCGTCAAGCTCCGGCAGATGGCGACGTACGGAGGGCCGTTGGTGCCGGCCAGCCTCTCGATGTTTGTCCTTCACTTCGCCGACCGTTTCTTCCTCGAGCGCGCGGCGAGCCTGGAGCAGGTGGGTCTTTATGCGCTGGGCTACAAGTTCGCAATGATGCTTCCCATGCTGGTGATGGAGCCCTTCGGATTGGTGTGGGGGGCAGCGATGTTCGCCGTCGCCAAGCGGGACGACGCGCGCGACATCTACGGCAAGGTGTGCACGTACTTCTTCTGCGTCGCCACCTTCTTCGCTC
- a CDS encoding tRNA 2-thiouridine(34) synthase MnmA has protein sequence ERDLYRTRVLATGANYVSRPAVERPTRLTGKLRYKMTAQPCTVAGTGDRLDAQFDDPQRAVTPGQAAVFYDGDVVVCGGTIERQAV, from the coding sequence GAGCGCGACCTGTACCGTACGCGCGTCCTCGCGACCGGGGCGAACTATGTCAGCCGCCCTGCCGTGGAACGGCCGACGCGTCTCACGGGCAAGCTGCGGTACAAGATGACGGCTCAGCCGTGCACGGTCGCCGGCACAGGTGACCGGCTCGACGCACAGTTCGATGACCCCCAGCGCGCCGTGACCCCGGGTCAAGCGGCTGTATTCTACGACGGCGATGTGGTGGTTTGCGGCGGCACCATCGAACGGCAGGCAGTCTAG